The following proteins come from a genomic window of Miscanthus floridulus cultivar M001 chromosome 2, ASM1932011v1, whole genome shotgun sequence:
- the LOC136529117 gene encoding xanthine dehydrogenase-like isoform X3, with translation MHVITVEGIGDRQRGLHPVQECLAKAHGSQCGFCTPGFVMSMYALLRSSKQPPTEDQIEDCLAGNLCRCTGYRPIIDAFRVFAKTDNLAYTNSSSENANDQAICPSTGKPCSCRNETDINVNESSLSSSVERYSPYSYNEIDGSAYNERELIFPPELQLRKVMPLKLNGFNEIKWYRPLKLKQLLHLKSCYLDAKLIIGNSEVGVETKFKNAQYKVMISVTHIPELNTLKVKEDGIHIGSAVRLAQLQNFLKKVIAECDLPETSSCQAIVRQLKWFAGTQIRNVASVGGNICTASPISDLNPLWIAVGAKFQIIDVNSNVRTTLAKDFFLGYRKVDMKPEEILLSIILPWTRPFEYVKEFKQAHRREDDIALVNAGMRVYLHEAEGNWIISDVSIVFGGVAAVPLSASRTENFLTGKKWDSGLLDDTFNLLKEDISLSENAPGGMIEFRRSLTLSFFFKFFLSVTHEMKIKGLLEDGLHADHLSAVQPYSRPVTVGTQSYELVRQGTSVGQPMVHMSAMLQVTGEAEYTDDTPTPPNTLHAALVLSKKAHARILSIDDSLAKSSPGFTGLFLSKDIPGVNHTGPAIHDEEFFASDIVTCVGQIIGIVVADTHDNAKTAANKVHIEYCELPAILSIEEAVKNGSFHPNTKKCLVKGDVEQCFLSGACDRIVSGQVHVGGQEHFYMEPQCTLVWPVDSGNEIHMVSSTQDPQKHQKYVASVLGLPQSKVVCKTKRIGGGFGGKETRSAIFAAAASVPSFCLRRPVKLVLDRDVDMISTGQRHSFLGKYKVGFTNEGKILALDLEIYNNGGHSLDLSLAVLERAMFHSENVYDIANIRINGQVCFTNFPSNTAFRGFGGPQGLLIAENWIHHIATELQRSPEEIKELNFHNDGVVLHYGQLLQNCTIGSVWDQLKASCNFVEARKAVNSFNSNNRWRKRGIAMIPTKFGISFTAKFMNQAGALVQVYTDGTVLVTHGGVEMGQGLHTKVAQVAASSFNIPLSSVFISETSTDKVPNASPTAASASSDLYGAAVLDACQQIKVRMEPIASKGTHNSFAELAQACYMERVDLSAHGFYSTPNIGFDWTIGKGTPFNYFTYGAAFAEVEIDTLTGDFYTRTADIVMDLGFSINPAIDIGQIEGAFIQGLGWAAMEELKRGDDNHKWIRPGHLFTCGPGSYKIPSVNDIPLNFKVSLLKGVPNPKAIHSSKAVGEPPFFLGSTVLFAIKDAIFAARAEEGHLGWFPLDNPATPERIRMACVDSITKKFAGIDYRPKLSV, from the exons ATGCATGTAATCACAGTTGAGGGAATTGGAGATCGCCAGCGTGGTTTGCACCCAGTTCAG GAATGTTTAGCTAAGGCACATGGTTCACAATGTGGATTTTGCACCCCTGGTTTTGTGATGTCTATGTATGCTCTGCTGAGATCGAGCAAACAGCCTCCTACTGAAGACCAGATTGAAGACTGCCTTGCAGGAAATTTGTGTCGTTGTACTGGCTACCGACCAATTATAGATGCCTTCCGTGTGTTTGCCAAAACGGATAATTTGGCATACACCAATTCATCTTCAGAAAATGCAAATGACCAAGCTATCTGCCCTTCTACTGGGAAGCCATGTTCCTGCAGGAATGAGACAGATATCAATGTTAATGAGTCCTCATTATCGTCGTCTGTGGAAAGATATTCACCTTATTCATACAATGAAATTGATGGGAGTGCATACAACGAGAGGGAACTCATCTTCCCCCCAGAACTTCAGTTGAGAAAAGTTATGCCACTTAAATTAAATGGGTTCAATGAGATCAAATGGTATAGGCCTCTTAAACTAAAGCAATTATTACATTTGAAATCTTGCTACCTGGACGCAAAGCTTATCATTGGTAACTCAGAAGTGGGAGTTGAAACAAAGTTTAAGAATGCCCAATATAAGGTCATGATCTCAGTTACTCACATTCCAGAGCTTAATACCCTCAAAGTTAAAGAAGATGGCATACACATTGGTTCTGCTGTAAGACTTGCACAACTTCAAAATTTCCTTAAAAAGGTTATAGCAGAGTGTGATTTGCCTGAAACTTCGTCATGCCAGGCAATAGTACGTCAGTTAAAATGGTTTGCTGGTACACAAATCAGGAATGTTGCATCTGTTGGTGGTAACATTTGTACTGCTAGTCCAATATCAGACCTAAATCCACTTTGGATAGCTGTAGGTGCAAAATTCCAGATAATAGATGTGAACAGCAATGTCAGAACTACCCTTGCAAAGGATTTCTTTCTTGGTTACCGTAAAGTTGATATGAAACCTGAAGAAATATTGCTTTCTATTATACTACCATGGACAAGGCCTTTTGAATATGTCAAAGAATTTAAACAGGCACATAGAAGGGAGGATGATATTGCTTTGGTTAATGCTGGAATGCGTGTGTATTTACATGAAGCTGAAGGAAATTGGATAATATCTGATGTTTCAATTGTCTTTGGTGGGGTAGCAGCAGTTCCACTTAGTGCTTCAAGGACCGAAAACTTTCTTACTGGAAAGAAGTGGGACTCTGGGTTGCTGGATGATACTTTCAATTTGTTGAAAGAAGACATCTCTCTTTCAGAGAATGCACCTGGTGGAATGATTGAATTTCGCAGATCGCTTACTTTGAGTTTCTTTTTCAAATTTTTCCTTTCTGTTACTCATGAAATGAAAATAAAAGGGTTGTTAGAAGATGGATTGCATGCAGATCATCTGTCAGCTGTACAGCCTTACAGTAGGCCTGTTACTGTTGGAACTCAAAGTTATGAATTAGTAAGGCAAGGAACTTCTGTAGGTCAGCCAATGGTTCATATGTCAGCTATGCTTCAG GTCACTGGTGAGGCTGAATACACTGATGACACACCGACACCTCCCAATACTTTGCATGCTGCTTTGGTGCTGAGTAAGAAGGCTCATGCTCGCATATTGTCTATTGATGATTCACTTGCCAAATCTTCCCCTGGCTTTACTGGGCTGTTCCTTTCAAAAGACATACCTGGTGTTAACCATACTGGACCAGCTATCCATGATGAGGAGTTTTTTGCATCCGACATTGTTACTTGTGTTGGTCAG ATCATTGGAATTGTTGTTGCTGATACCCATGATAATGCAAAAACTGCTGCCAACAAAGTACATATCGAGTATTGTGAGCTCCCAGCGATTTTATCTATAGAGGAAGCTGTCAAGAATGGAAGCTTTCATCCAAATACCAAGAAATGCCTTGTAAAAGGCGATGTAGAACAATGTTTCCTGTCTGGTGCATGTGACAGAATTGTATCAGGACAAGTTCATGTTGGAGGTCAAGAGCATTTTTACATGGAACCTCAATGCACTCTTGTCTGGCCAGTGGATTCTGGAAATGAAATTCATATGGTCTCATCTACTCAA GATCCGCAGAAGCATCAGAAATATGTTGCTAGCGTTCTTGGTCTTCCACAATCAAAAGTTGTTTGCAAGACTAAGCGTATTGGTGGCGGATTTGGTGGAAAAGAAACCAGATCAGCAATATTTGCTGCAGCAGCATCTGTACCCTCTTTCTGTCTGAGAAGGCCAGTAAAGCTTGTTTTGGACAGAGACGTTGACATGATATCAACTGGACAGAGGCACAGTTTCCTTGGGAAATATAAG GTGGGATTTACCAATGAAGGGAAGATACTGGCCCTAGACCTGGAAATTTATAACAACGGTGGTCATTCACTTGATCTGTCCCTAGCAGTACTGGAGCGTGCTATGTTTCATTCAGAAAATGTCTATGACATAGCAAACATCAGAATCAATGGGCAAGTATGCTTTACAAACTTCCCAAGTAACACTGCTTTCCGAGGTTTTGGTGGTCCACAAGGCTTGTTGATTGCAGAGAATTGGATTCACCATATAGCTACAGAACTCCAACGAAGTCCTGAGGAGATAAAA GAACTTAATTTTCACAATGATGGAGTTGTGCTGCATTATGGCCAGTTGCTCCAGAATTGTACAATAGGTTCAGTTTGGGATCAACTAAAAGCATCTTGTAATTTTGTGGAAGCTCGCAAAGCTGTGAATAGTTTTAACAGTAATAACCGCTGGAGGAAGCGAGGAATTGCCATGATTCCCACAAAATTTGGCATATCCTTCACTGCAAAATTCATGAATCAG GCTGGCGCTCTTGTGCAAGTTTACACTGATGGCACTGTCTTGGTAACACATGGTGGGGTTGAGATGGGACAGGGTTTGCACACAAAGGTAGCCCAAGTTGCtgcttcatcattcaatatcccTCTTAGCTCTGTATTTATATCAGAGACAAGTACTGATAAG GTCCCAAATGCATCACCAACAGCAGCCTCTGCTAGTTCAGATCTGTATGGAGCTGCAGTTTTGGATGCTTGTCAGCAAATCAAGGTTCGAATGGAACCCATTGCTAGCAAAGGAACCCACAACTCGTTTGCAGAG TTGGCTCAAGCATGCTACATGGAACGTGTGGATCTGTCTGCTCATGGGTTTTATTCTACACCTAATATTGGTTTTGACTGGACGATTGGCAAGGGAACTCCATTCAATTATTTCACATATGGAGCTGCATTTGCAGAAGTTGAGATCGACACCCTAACTGGGGATTTTTACACAAGGACAGCTGATATTGTTATGGATCTCGGCTTTTCAATTAATCCAGCAATTGACATTGGCCAG ATTGAAGGAGCTTTTATCCAAGGATTGGGCTGGGCAGCCATGGAAGAGCTAAAACGGGGGGATGATAACCATAAGTGGATTCGACCTGGACACCTCTTCACCTGTGGTCCTGGTTCTTACAAAATACCCTCTGTAAATGATATACCTCTAAATTTCAAGGTTTCTCTATTAAAG GGGGTTCCAAATCCGAAGGCTATTCATTCTTCCAAAGCCGTGGGAGAGCCACCATTTTTCCTAGGCTCCACTGTCTTATTTGCGATAAAGGACGCGATCTTTGCGGCAAGGGCTGAGGAGGGGCACTTGGGCTGGTTCCCACTCGACAACCCGGCGACACCAGAAAGAATAAGAATGGCGTGTGTGGATTCCATTACAAAGAAATTTGCCGGCATAGATTACCGGCCCAAGCTTAGTGTATAG
- the LOC136529117 gene encoding xanthine dehydrogenase-like isoform X4 yields MSMYALLRSSKQPPTEDQIEDCLAGNLCRCTGYRPIIDAFRVFAKTDNLAYTNSSSENANDQAICPSTGKPCSCRNETDINVNESSLSSSVERYSPYSYNEIDGSAYNERELIFPPELQLRKVMPLKLNGFNEIKWYRPLKLKQLLHLKSCYLDAKLIIGNSEVGVETKFKNAQYKVMISVTHIPELNTLKVKEDGIHIGSAVRLAQLQNFLKKVIAECDLPETSSCQAIVRQLKWFAGTQIRNVASVGGNICTASPISDLNPLWIAVGAKFQIIDVNSNVRTTLAKDFFLGYRKVDMKPEEILLSIILPWTRPFEYVKEFKQAHRREDDIALVNAGMRVYLHEAEGNWIISDVSIVFGGVAAVPLSASRTENFLTGKKWDSGLLDDTFNLLKEDISLSENAPGGMIEFRRSLTLSFFFKFFLSVTHEMKIKGLLEDGLHADHLSAVQPYSRPVTVGTQSYELVRQGTSVGQPMVHMSAMLQVTGEAEYTDDTPTPPNTLHAALVLSKKAHARILSIDDSLAKSSPGFTGLFLSKDIPGVNHTGPAIHDEEFFASDIVTCVGQIIGIVVADTHDNAKTAANKVHIEYCELPAILSIEEAVKNGSFHPNTKKCLVKGDVEQCFLSGACDRIVSGQVHVGGQEHFYMEPQCTLVWPVDSGNEIHMVSSTQDPQKHQKYVASVLGLPQSKVVCKTKRIGGGFGGKETRSAIFAAAASVPSFCLRRPVKLVLDRDVDMISTGQRHSFLGKYKVGFTNEGKILALDLEIYNNGGHSLDLSLAVLERAMFHSENVYDIANIRINGQVCFTNFPSNTAFRGFGGPQGLLIAENWIHHIATELQRSPEEIKELNFHNDGVVLHYGQLLQNCTIGSVWDQLKASCNFVEARKAVNSFNSNNRWRKRGIAMIPTKFGISFTAKFMNQAGALVQVYTDGTVLVTHGGVEMGQGLHTKVAQVAASSFNIPLSSVFISETSTDKVPNASPTAASASSDLYGAAVLDACQQIKVRMEPIASKGTHNSFAELAQACYMERVDLSAHGFYSTPNIGFDWTIGKGTPFNYFTYGAAFAEVEIDTLTGDFYTRTADIVMDLGFSINPAIDIGQIEGAFIQGLGWAAMEELKRGDDNHKWIRPGHLFTCGPGSYKIPSVNDIPLNFKVSLLKGVPNPKAIHSSKAVGEPPFFLGSTVLFAIKDAIFAARAEEGHLGWFPLDNPATPERIRMACVDSITKKFAGIDYRPKLSV; encoded by the exons ATGTCTATGTATGCTCTGCTGAGATCGAGCAAACAGCCTCCTACTGAAGACCAGATTGAAGACTGCCTTGCAGGAAATTTGTGTCGTTGTACTGGCTACCGACCAATTATAGATGCCTTCCGTGTGTTTGCCAAAACGGATAATTTGGCATACACCAATTCATCTTCAGAAAATGCAAATGACCAAGCTATCTGCCCTTCTACTGGGAAGCCATGTTCCTGCAGGAATGAGACAGATATCAATGTTAATGAGTCCTCATTATCGTCGTCTGTGGAAAGATATTCACCTTATTCATACAATGAAATTGATGGGAGTGCATACAACGAGAGGGAACTCATCTTCCCCCCAGAACTTCAGTTGAGAAAAGTTATGCCACTTAAATTAAATGGGTTCAATGAGATCAAATGGTATAGGCCTCTTAAACTAAAGCAATTATTACATTTGAAATCTTGCTACCTGGACGCAAAGCTTATCATTGGTAACTCAGAAGTGGGAGTTGAAACAAAGTTTAAGAATGCCCAATATAAGGTCATGATCTCAGTTACTCACATTCCAGAGCTTAATACCCTCAAAGTTAAAGAAGATGGCATACACATTGGTTCTGCTGTAAGACTTGCACAACTTCAAAATTTCCTTAAAAAGGTTATAGCAGAGTGTGATTTGCCTGAAACTTCGTCATGCCAGGCAATAGTACGTCAGTTAAAATGGTTTGCTGGTACACAAATCAGGAATGTTGCATCTGTTGGTGGTAACATTTGTACTGCTAGTCCAATATCAGACCTAAATCCACTTTGGATAGCTGTAGGTGCAAAATTCCAGATAATAGATGTGAACAGCAATGTCAGAACTACCCTTGCAAAGGATTTCTTTCTTGGTTACCGTAAAGTTGATATGAAACCTGAAGAAATATTGCTTTCTATTATACTACCATGGACAAGGCCTTTTGAATATGTCAAAGAATTTAAACAGGCACATAGAAGGGAGGATGATATTGCTTTGGTTAATGCTGGAATGCGTGTGTATTTACATGAAGCTGAAGGAAATTGGATAATATCTGATGTTTCAATTGTCTTTGGTGGGGTAGCAGCAGTTCCACTTAGTGCTTCAAGGACCGAAAACTTTCTTACTGGAAAGAAGTGGGACTCTGGGTTGCTGGATGATACTTTCAATTTGTTGAAAGAAGACATCTCTCTTTCAGAGAATGCACCTGGTGGAATGATTGAATTTCGCAGATCGCTTACTTTGAGTTTCTTTTTCAAATTTTTCCTTTCTGTTACTCATGAAATGAAAATAAAAGGGTTGTTAGAAGATGGATTGCATGCAGATCATCTGTCAGCTGTACAGCCTTACAGTAGGCCTGTTACTGTTGGAACTCAAAGTTATGAATTAGTAAGGCAAGGAACTTCTGTAGGTCAGCCAATGGTTCATATGTCAGCTATGCTTCAG GTCACTGGTGAGGCTGAATACACTGATGACACACCGACACCTCCCAATACTTTGCATGCTGCTTTGGTGCTGAGTAAGAAGGCTCATGCTCGCATATTGTCTATTGATGATTCACTTGCCAAATCTTCCCCTGGCTTTACTGGGCTGTTCCTTTCAAAAGACATACCTGGTGTTAACCATACTGGACCAGCTATCCATGATGAGGAGTTTTTTGCATCCGACATTGTTACTTGTGTTGGTCAG ATCATTGGAATTGTTGTTGCTGATACCCATGATAATGCAAAAACTGCTGCCAACAAAGTACATATCGAGTATTGTGAGCTCCCAGCGATTTTATCTATAGAGGAAGCTGTCAAGAATGGAAGCTTTCATCCAAATACCAAGAAATGCCTTGTAAAAGGCGATGTAGAACAATGTTTCCTGTCTGGTGCATGTGACAGAATTGTATCAGGACAAGTTCATGTTGGAGGTCAAGAGCATTTTTACATGGAACCTCAATGCACTCTTGTCTGGCCAGTGGATTCTGGAAATGAAATTCATATGGTCTCATCTACTCAA GATCCGCAGAAGCATCAGAAATATGTTGCTAGCGTTCTTGGTCTTCCACAATCAAAAGTTGTTTGCAAGACTAAGCGTATTGGTGGCGGATTTGGTGGAAAAGAAACCAGATCAGCAATATTTGCTGCAGCAGCATCTGTACCCTCTTTCTGTCTGAGAAGGCCAGTAAAGCTTGTTTTGGACAGAGACGTTGACATGATATCAACTGGACAGAGGCACAGTTTCCTTGGGAAATATAAG GTGGGATTTACCAATGAAGGGAAGATACTGGCCCTAGACCTGGAAATTTATAACAACGGTGGTCATTCACTTGATCTGTCCCTAGCAGTACTGGAGCGTGCTATGTTTCATTCAGAAAATGTCTATGACATAGCAAACATCAGAATCAATGGGCAAGTATGCTTTACAAACTTCCCAAGTAACACTGCTTTCCGAGGTTTTGGTGGTCCACAAGGCTTGTTGATTGCAGAGAATTGGATTCACCATATAGCTACAGAACTCCAACGAAGTCCTGAGGAGATAAAA GAACTTAATTTTCACAATGATGGAGTTGTGCTGCATTATGGCCAGTTGCTCCAGAATTGTACAATAGGTTCAGTTTGGGATCAACTAAAAGCATCTTGTAATTTTGTGGAAGCTCGCAAAGCTGTGAATAGTTTTAACAGTAATAACCGCTGGAGGAAGCGAGGAATTGCCATGATTCCCACAAAATTTGGCATATCCTTCACTGCAAAATTCATGAATCAG GCTGGCGCTCTTGTGCAAGTTTACACTGATGGCACTGTCTTGGTAACACATGGTGGGGTTGAGATGGGACAGGGTTTGCACACAAAGGTAGCCCAAGTTGCtgcttcatcattcaatatcccTCTTAGCTCTGTATTTATATCAGAGACAAGTACTGATAAG GTCCCAAATGCATCACCAACAGCAGCCTCTGCTAGTTCAGATCTGTATGGAGCTGCAGTTTTGGATGCTTGTCAGCAAATCAAGGTTCGAATGGAACCCATTGCTAGCAAAGGAACCCACAACTCGTTTGCAGAG TTGGCTCAAGCATGCTACATGGAACGTGTGGATCTGTCTGCTCATGGGTTTTATTCTACACCTAATATTGGTTTTGACTGGACGATTGGCAAGGGAACTCCATTCAATTATTTCACATATGGAGCTGCATTTGCAGAAGTTGAGATCGACACCCTAACTGGGGATTTTTACACAAGGACAGCTGATATTGTTATGGATCTCGGCTTTTCAATTAATCCAGCAATTGACATTGGCCAG ATTGAAGGAGCTTTTATCCAAGGATTGGGCTGGGCAGCCATGGAAGAGCTAAAACGGGGGGATGATAACCATAAGTGGATTCGACCTGGACACCTCTTCACCTGTGGTCCTGGTTCTTACAAAATACCCTCTGTAAATGATATACCTCTAAATTTCAAGGTTTCTCTATTAAAG GGGGTTCCAAATCCGAAGGCTATTCATTCTTCCAAAGCCGTGGGAGAGCCACCATTTTTCCTAGGCTCCACTGTCTTATTTGCGATAAAGGACGCGATCTTTGCGGCAAGGGCTGAGGAGGGGCACTTGGGCTGGTTCCCACTCGACAACCCGGCGACACCAGAAAGAATAAGAATGGCGTGTGTGGATTCCATTACAAAGAAATTTGCCGGCATAGATTACCGGCCCAAGCTTAGTGTATAG